Proteins encoded together in one Musa acuminata AAA Group cultivar baxijiao chromosome BXJ3-6, Cavendish_Baxijiao_AAA, whole genome shotgun sequence window:
- the LOC135641446 gene encoding zinc finger A20 and AN1 domain-containing stress-associated protein 4-like has product MESRELCHSPRLCANGRGFFGNSATRGLCSKFYRDLCLKELPETLAPSVADVEVEAEIRKVAAGAASSVANPSLSSGEAPAKVVERCGRCHKKVRPSARFECRCGRAFCAAHRLSETHDCSFDYKTLGRAALAKANPVVQKEKLERIR; this is encoded by the coding sequence ATGGAATCGAGGGAGCTCTGCCATAGCCCGCGGCTCTGCGCCAATGGCCGCGGCTTCTTCGGAAACTCCGCCACGCGAGGCCTCTGCTCCAAGTTCTACCGAGACCTCTGCCTCAAGGAGTTGCCCGAGACGTTGGCGCCGTCGGTTGCCGACGTGGAGGTCGAGGCCGAGATCCGGAAAGTTGCGGCGGGCGCGGCGTCTTCTGTGGCGAACCCGTCGCTCTCCTCGGGCGAGGCGCCGGCGAAGGTGGTGGAGAGATGCGGGCGGTGCCACAAGAAGGTGAGGCCGAGCGCGAGGTTCGAGTGCCGTTGCGGGAGGGCGTTCTGCGCCGCGCACCGGCTGTCGGAGACGCACGACTGCTCGTTCGACTATAAGACGCTCGGCCGTGCTGCGCTCGCCAAGGCGAACCCCGTCGTCCAGAAAGAAAAGCTAGAGAGGATACGATGA